One window from the genome of Solea solea chromosome 2, fSolSol10.1, whole genome shotgun sequence encodes:
- the si:ch211-184m13.4 gene encoding G-protein coupled receptor 183, with product MISSALNSPNQSGCDVFVYQKAAVVLFPIFYSVVFAISACGNSLVLYVICQRKHKFNSTSIYLVNLALSDTLFTLTLPGRITYYIRHFDWPFGDFLCRLSTLLFFANTYAGIGFMTCISLDRYLAMVHPHQLQSLRSVRVVRRVCCLVWALVSLQIAPLLFRSMLHEDQKRLTCMEYFNFDGSHFTPYLLLLACAFSFCCPLVIIVGCYAKINLKLRAAAKQNAVTSRSRRNHRANTIILLILLTFITCFSPYHLNVMQFMTRKIHHKPTCADLRAFKMSLQITVSLMNFNCCLDPVIYFFAIKTYKKRVLSLFKDYLHTSGASSKMTTENSSSNT from the exons ATGATCTCCTCGGCTTTAAACTCTCCAAACCAGAGCggctgtgatgtgtttgtgtaccAAAAAGCTGCAGTGGTTCTTTTCCCCATTTTCTACTCTGTGGTTTTTGCGATCAGTGCGTGCGGCAACAGTTTGGTTCTCTATGTGATCTGCCAGAGAAagcacaagttcaactccacctcCATCTATCTGGTCAACCTTGCACTCTCTGACACCCTGTTCACACTGACTTTGCCGGGCAGAATTACGTACTACATCCGCCACTTCGACTGGCCCTTTGGGGACTTTCTTTGCAGACTGAGCACACTTCTGTTCTTCGCAAACACCTATGCAG GTATTGGTTTCATGACCTGTATCAGCTTGGACAGGTATCTGGCCATGGTGCATCCCCACCAGCTGCAGTCTTTACGGAGTGTGAGGGTGGTACGCAGGGTCTGCTGCCTGGTCTGGGCTCTGGTCTCTCTACAAATAGCTCCCCTGCTGTTCCGCAGCATGCTCCATGAGGACCAGAAAAGACTGACCTGCATGGAGTACTTCAACTTCGATGGCTCCCATTTCACCCCGTACCTCCTGCTTCTGGCCTGTGCCTTCTCCTTCTGCTGCCCACTTGTCATCATCGTGGGTTGCTATGCCAAGATCAACCTGAAGCTGCGAGCTGCAGCCAAGCAGAACGCTGTAACTAGTCGATCGAGGAGgaatcacagggccaacaccaTCATTCTCCTCATTCTTCTCACCTTCATCACATGCTTCAGCCCTTACCACCTCAATGTCATGCAGTTTATGACCAGGAAGATACACCATAAGCCCACTTGTGCGGATCTGAGGGCCTTTAAGATGTCTTTACAA ATTACAGTTTCACTAAtgaacttcaactgctgcttgGATCCTGTCATCTACTTCTTTGCCATTAAGACCTACAAGAAGCGGGTGCTGAGCCTCTTTAAGGACTATCTACATACCTCTGGTGCTTCCTCCAAAATGACgacagagaacagcagcagcaacacctgA